In Acidobacteriota bacterium, one genomic interval encodes:
- a CDS encoding MBL fold metallo-hydrolase: MPDEHLDLLELAERAWRGELDLQFEHHPVHRYYPGSCRLMDGVLGFKGIAGFYVVDSCDGLVMLDAGHLLDVKRCFEETRREWPDTPVVAAIYSHHHADHVFSVTAFDAEAEQQGWPRPTVYAHERVPAHFDRYLATLGWNTAINRRQFAIDAPHYRWPDSYRYPDVLYRRNLTFRRGELTFELTHGRGETDDITWTWIPERRILHTGDLFIWAVPNAGNPQKVQRYVADWADSLERMLPLGAEILLPGHGLPILGADRVRRALDGTARYMRSIEEQSVAAMNRGLSLDQVLQAVEPPADLADEPYLQPVYDDPSFLVRMVWRRYGGWWDGEFDNVVPATKKDLAEAWVELAGGVDRVVERALAASAEGNHAVACHLIEAVQHAAPGNAEVHEARAAVYRANAGTQVSSMARNILNHAALASDRGRRDLASDE; encoded by the coding sequence ATGCCTGACGAACACCTGGACCTCCTGGAACTGGCCGAGCGGGCCTGGCGCGGAGAACTCGACCTTCAGTTCGAGCACCACCCGGTGCATCGCTACTACCCGGGCTCCTGCCGGCTCATGGACGGTGTGCTCGGCTTCAAGGGCATCGCCGGCTTCTACGTCGTCGACAGTTGCGACGGTCTGGTGATGCTCGACGCCGGCCACCTGCTCGACGTGAAGCGCTGCTTCGAGGAGACGAGGAGGGAATGGCCCGACACACCGGTCGTCGCCGCGATTTACTCGCACCATCACGCGGACCACGTGTTCTCGGTCACCGCCTTCGACGCGGAGGCGGAACAGCAGGGCTGGCCGCGGCCGACGGTCTACGCCCATGAACGCGTGCCGGCTCACTTCGACCGCTACCTCGCGACCCTCGGCTGGAACACGGCGATCAACCGGCGCCAGTTCGCGATCGACGCGCCTCACTATCGCTGGCCCGACAGCTACCGATACCCGGATGTCCTCTACCGCCGGAACCTGACCTTCCGGCGCGGCGAGCTGACCTTCGAGCTGACCCACGGCCGCGGCGAGACGGATGACATCACCTGGACCTGGATCCCGGAGCGCCGCATCCTCCACACCGGCGATCTCTTCATCTGGGCGGTGCCGAACGCCGGCAACCCGCAGAAGGTGCAGCGCTACGTCGCCGACTGGGCGGACAGCCTGGAGCGGATGCTGCCCCTTGGGGCCGAGATCCTGCTGCCTGGGCACGGCCTGCCGATTCTCGGCGCCGACCGGGTGCGCCGCGCACTGGACGGCACGGCGCGCTACATGCGGTCGATCGAGGAACAGAGCGTGGCGGCGATGAACCGGGGCTTGAGTCTCGACCAGGTGCTCCAGGCGGTGGAGCCTCCCGCCGACCTCGCCGACGAGCCCTACCTGCAGCCGGTCTACGACGATCCGAGCTTCCTGGTGCGGATGGTCTGGCGGCGCTACGGCGGCTGGTGGGACGGCGAGTTCGACAACGTCGTGCCGGCGACGAAGAAAGACCTGGCCGAAGCCTGGGTCGAACTGGCGGGCGGAGTGGATCGCGTAGTCGAACGAGCGCTGGCCGCTTCGGCGGAAGGCAACCACGCCGTGGCCTGCCACCTGATTGAAGCGGTCCAGCACGCGGCTCCCGGGAACGCCGAAGTCCACGAGGCCCGGGCCGCCGTCTACCGGGCCAACGCCGGCACGCAGGTGTCGTCCATGGCGCGCAACATCCTGAACCACGCGGCACTGGCCAGCGACCGGGGCCGCCGCGATCTCGCCTCCGATGAGTGA
- a CDS encoding DUF5916 domain-containing protein produces MKRSLPATVGLLGFLAGAPVAGQEQPEAGAERPSMAATRVERGPNVDGDLSDAVWADSEVGTNFIQHEPLDGVPATEQTEVRVVFTDSTIYFGITAFDANPDAIIAREMERDSRIFQDDSIILLLDTFYDRRNAYAFETNLNGARTDTLVTDEGRDLNLEWDGIWQSAARRTGFGWTVEIALPISTLRFDPAAPAWGFNVQRYIAHKREMTHWSGLPREVGTLGQVGSQVLPVHRVSMAGELTGLAGLSQSAQLQIKPFVIGDVSEDPRLNADPGTDGEYGLDLKWGVTRSLALDLTYNTDFAEVEVDELQTNLTRFSLYFPEKRDFFLENAGIFDFGPPHRLFYEPPVLKTFFSRRVGLDEGKQVPIDWGARLTGRVGGWNLGVLRVATAGIAKEDGQLPANAFTVARLKRNVGRRSSVGAMVTETAPGGAAANRVVGVDFDYKPTSTLGFGGFWTSSGASEETAEAGGSSDSGEAAYGFNFDYQGRELTVYLDAQEIEEDYHPAAGFLLRSNVRHLNPMIQWLPRIERGFVRTWFTEIRADYYETLDGGELESRQIEISPIGMRTTAEDRWRLGYLHETENLVEPFEVSPGVVIPPGYYEFDAARFSVYSNQSRFFGLRSRITVGDFYTGTQVSGRTTINFKFSKHIQTESRWVFNNIELPQGAFDIGLYSQLVNFTFTPNLRLNTILQYNDLSGDLGTNIRLHWIYKPGSDLFVVYNENWMAEDLRYRQSTHRQIAVKFTYLIQP; encoded by the coding sequence GTGAAACGGAGCCTGCCCGCGACTGTGGGCCTGTTGGGTTTCCTCGCGGGCGCCCCCGTCGCCGGTCAGGAGCAACCGGAAGCCGGCGCCGAGCGCCCGAGCATGGCCGCGACCCGCGTGGAGCGGGGGCCGAACGTCGACGGCGACCTGAGCGACGCTGTCTGGGCCGACTCGGAGGTCGGCACGAACTTCATCCAGCACGAACCGCTCGACGGCGTGCCGGCCACCGAGCAGACGGAAGTCCGTGTCGTGTTCACCGACAGCACGATCTACTTCGGCATCACCGCCTTCGACGCCAACCCCGACGCGATCATCGCGAGGGAGATGGAGCGGGACAGCCGCATCTTCCAGGACGACTCGATCATCCTGTTGCTGGACACCTTCTACGATCGGCGCAACGCCTACGCTTTCGAGACGAACCTCAACGGCGCCCGCACCGACACCCTGGTCACCGACGAAGGTCGCGACCTGAACCTGGAGTGGGACGGCATCTGGCAGTCCGCCGCGCGGCGGACCGGCTTCGGCTGGACGGTCGAGATCGCGCTTCCGATCTCCACTCTCCGTTTTGACCCGGCCGCTCCGGCCTGGGGGTTCAACGTGCAGCGCTACATCGCGCACAAGCGCGAGATGACCCACTGGTCGGGCCTGCCACGCGAAGTAGGCACCCTTGGACAGGTCGGCTCCCAGGTCCTGCCCGTACATCGCGTATCGATGGCGGGAGAACTCACCGGGCTCGCCGGGCTGTCCCAGTCAGCGCAACTTCAGATCAAGCCCTTCGTCATCGGCGATGTGAGCGAGGATCCACGCCTGAACGCCGATCCAGGCACGGACGGGGAGTACGGCCTCGACCTGAAGTGGGGAGTCACCCGCTCCCTGGCGCTCGACCTGACCTACAACACGGACTTCGCGGAGGTCGAGGTCGATGAGTTGCAAACGAACCTGACCCGGTTCTCGCTGTACTTCCCGGAGAAGCGCGACTTCTTCCTGGAGAACGCCGGCATCTTCGACTTCGGCCCACCCCACCGGCTCTTCTACGAACCTCCCGTGCTCAAGACCTTCTTCTCGCGCCGGGTCGGCCTGGACGAGGGGAAACAGGTCCCGATCGACTGGGGCGCCCGCCTGACCGGACGGGTCGGAGGCTGGAACCTCGGTGTTCTTCGGGTCGCGACGGCCGGCATCGCAAAGGAAGACGGCCAGCTTCCGGCCAACGCGTTCACAGTCGCGCGCCTCAAGCGCAACGTCGGCCGGCGCTCGTCAGTCGGCGCGATGGTCACTGAAACGGCTCCCGGCGGCGCGGCGGCTAACCGGGTCGTCGGTGTCGACTTCGATTACAAGCCCACGTCCACGCTCGGCTTTGGCGGCTTCTGGACGAGTAGCGGCGCCAGCGAGGAAACGGCCGAGGCCGGTGGCTCCAGCGACTCCGGAGAGGCTGCTTACGGATTCAACTTCGACTACCAGGGCCGCGAACTGACCGTCTACCTCGACGCCCAGGAGATCGAAGAGGACTACCACCCGGCGGCGGGGTTCCTGCTGCGAAGCAACGTCCGTCACCTGAACCCGATGATCCAGTGGCTGCCACGGATCGAGCGGGGTTTCGTCCGCACCTGGTTCACGGAGATCAGGGCCGACTACTACGAGACCCTGGACGGCGGCGAGCTCGAATCCCGCCAAATCGAGATCTCCCCGATCGGCATGCGGACAACGGCAGAAGACCGCTGGCGCCTGGGCTATCTCCACGAAACCGAGAACCTCGTCGAACCCTTCGAAGTCTCGCCGGGAGTCGTGATTCCGCCCGGCTACTACGAGTTCGACGCTGCGCGGTTCTCCGTCTACAGCAACCAGAGCCGCTTCTTCGGCCTGCGCTCCCGTATCACCGTCGGCGACTTCTACACCGGCACCCAGGTGTCCGGCCGCACGACGATCAACTTCAAGTTCTCCAAGCACATCCAGACCGAGAGCCGATGGGTCTTCAACAACATCGAACTTCCCCAGGGCGCCTTCGACATCGGCCTCTACAGCCAGCTCGTGAACTTCACCTTCACACCGAACCTGCGGCTGAACACGATCCTTCAGTACAACGACCTCTCCGGCGACCTCGGGACAAACATCCGACTGCACTGGATCTACAAGCCCGGCTCCGACCTCTTCGTCGTCTACAACGAGAACTGGATGGCCGAAGATCTGCGCTACCGGCAGAGCACCCATCGCCAGATCGCGGTGAAGTTCACCTACCTGATCCAGCCCTGA
- a CDS encoding DUF5916 domain-containing protein: MPIRTTTAAATAGALLLLTAPPLAGRRDSAPADERPTMAATRVEQGPNVDGDLSDRAWQASEVGTDFMQHEPLDGVPATEQTEVRVVFTDSTIFFGITAFDADPDAIIAKEMERDSRIFQDDSIMLLLDTFHDRRNAYAFETNLNGARTDTLVTDEGRDLNLEWDGIWSVASRKTAAGWTTEIAIPISTLRFDPAAPAWGFNVQRYIAHKREMTHWSGLPREVGVLGQVGSEVQPVHRVSMAGELTGLTGLSQSAQLQIKPYVIGDVSEDPRLELDPATDGDYGLDLKWGVTRSLALDLTYNTDFAEVEVDELQTNLTRFSLYFPEKRDFFLENAGIFDFGPPHRRFYEPPVLKAFFSRRVGLDAGRQVPIDWGARLTGRVGGWDIGILRVATAGLEGEGETPPPNAFTVARLKRNVGERSSIGAMLTEAAPDGELANRVAGVDFVYKPGPKVIFGGFWSSSGISEEPSASSGSATSDDSADAGESAYGLNFDYQGRALTVFLDAQEIEKDYDTKAGFLLRRNVRHLNPQIQWLPRIERGPVRSWFTELYVDYYETLDDGELETQRIQFSPIGMRMTTEDRWRLGYVHETENLVAPFEVSPGIVIPPGRYEFDTIEAASFTNQSRLLGFRGVIGAGDFYNGTQTSGRVTFTLRLSKNLQTETRWVFNDVELPQGAFDVGLYSQIVNFTFTPNLRLNTILQYNDLSGDLGTNIRLHWIYKPGSDLFVVYNENWMAEDLRYRQSTHRQIAVKFTYLIQP; this comes from the coding sequence GTGCCCATACGAACGACGACCGCGGCGGCGACCGCGGGCGCGCTCCTCCTGCTGACAGCGCCGCCGCTCGCGGGCCGGCGGGATTCCGCGCCCGCAGACGAGCGCCCGACCATGGCGGCCACCCGGGTCGAGCAGGGTCCCAACGTCGACGGCGATCTGAGCGACCGGGCCTGGCAGGCGTCCGAGGTCGGCACCGACTTCATGCAACACGAACCGCTCGACGGCGTACCGGCGACCGAGCAGACGGAAGTCCGGGTCGTGTTCACGGACAGCACGATCTTCTTCGGCATCACCGCCTTCGACGCGGACCCGGACGCGATCATCGCCAAGGAGATGGAGCGCGACAGCCGCATCTTCCAGGACGACTCGATCATGCTGCTGCTCGACACCTTCCACGATCGGCGGAACGCCTACGCCTTTGAAACGAACCTGAACGGCGCCAGGACCGACACTCTGGTAACGGACGAGGGGCGCGACCTGAACCTGGAATGGGACGGCATTTGGTCCGTCGCGTCCCGGAAGACGGCTGCAGGCTGGACCACCGAGATCGCCATCCCCATCTCGACACTCCGTTTCGATCCGGCCGCTCCCGCCTGGGGCTTCAACGTCCAGCGCTACATCGCGCACAAGCGCGAGATGACCCACTGGTCCGGTCTGCCGCGCGAAGTCGGCGTCCTCGGCCAGGTCGGCTCCGAGGTCCAGCCCGTGCACCGGGTGTCCATGGCGGGAGAACTGACCGGGCTGACCGGACTCAGCCAGTCGGCGCAGCTTCAGATCAAGCCCTACGTCATCGGCGACGTCAGCGAGGACCCCCGCCTCGAGCTCGACCCGGCCACCGACGGCGACTACGGCCTGGACCTGAAGTGGGGCGTCACCCGTTCCCTGGCCCTCGACCTGACCTACAACACGGACTTCGCCGAGGTCGAAGTCGATGAGCTGCAGACGAACCTCACCCGGTTCTCGCTCTACTTCCCGGAGAAGCGCGACTTCTTCCTCGAGAACGCCGGAATCTTCGACTTCGGCCCTCCTCACCGCCGCTTCTACGAACCGCCGGTGCTCAAGGCGTTCTTCTCGCGGCGAGTCGGTCTGGACGCGGGGCGGCAAGTACCGATCGACTGGGGGGCTCGCCTTACCGGGCGCGTGGGCGGCTGGGACATCGGCATCCTGCGGGTCGCGACGGCCGGCCTCGAGGGAGAGGGTGAAACACCGCCTCCGAACGCGTTCACGGTCGCCCGCCTGAAGCGCAACGTCGGCGAGCGGTCGTCGATCGGCGCGATGCTCACCGAAGCGGCGCCGGACGGCGAACTGGCGAATCGGGTCGCCGGTGTCGACTTCGTCTACAAGCCGGGCCCGAAGGTGATCTTCGGCGGCTTCTGGTCCAGCAGCGGCATCAGCGAGGAGCCGTCCGCCAGTTCCGGGAGCGCCACGTCAGACGATTCCGCCGACGCCGGCGAATCGGCCTACGGATTGAACTTCGACTACCAGGGCCGCGCGCTGACCGTGTTCCTGGACGCCCAGGAGATCGAGAAGGACTACGACACCAAGGCTGGCTTCCTCCTGCGGCGGAACGTCCGGCACCTGAACCCGCAGATCCAGTGGTTGCCCAGAATCGAACGGGGTCCGGTCCGCTCCTGGTTCACGGAGCTGTACGTCGACTACTACGAGACCCTCGACGACGGCGAGTTGGAAACCCAGCGGATCCAGTTCTCGCCCATCGGCATGCGAATGACCACCGAGGACCGGTGGCGGCTGGGCTACGTTCACGAAACGGAGAACCTGGTCGCGCCCTTCGAAGTGTCGCCCGGGATCGTGATCCCACCGGGACGCTACGAGTTCGACACGATCGAGGCAGCCAGCTTTACCAACCAGAGCCGCCTGCTCGGCTTCCGCGGGGTCATCGGCGCCGGCGACTTCTACAACGGCACCCAGACCTCGGGCCGCGTCACCTTCACTCTCCGCCTCTCGAAGAACCTGCAGACGGAAACCCGCTGGGTCTTCAACGACGTCGAACTCCCCCAGGGCGCCTTCGACGTCGGCCTCTACAGCCAGATCGTCAACTTCACGTTCACCCCGAACCTGCGGCTCAACACGATCCTCCAGTACAACGACCTCTCCGGCGACCTCGGAACGAACATCCGCCTGCACTGGATCTACAAGCCGGGCTCCGACCTGTTCGTCGTCTACAACGAGAACTGGATGGCCGAGGACCTCCGCTACCGGCAGAGCACGCACCGCCAGATCGCGGTGAAGTTCACCTACCTGATCCAGCCGTAG
- a CDS encoding phytanoyl-CoA dioxygenase family protein, translating to MAQTATAQLERPAARREARPTPERQTETRQPFDLSNEMAATVEQLGMAENVHDMQEQGYTILREVAPLEVTEQLRETCLRLAEETEGRAKGRSAALLLGRDPIFEDVVLRPKIQTLAEVMCGKGALLSQLICSIRPLGAAKLPLHADQNWLPAPFPVHNQLLTLCWACDEFTEAGGCTKVIPGTHRLRRHPNDEEVATEPGATPTECPVGSVVVWDGSIWHGNYPRAIPGERVVLHITFSRLALRPVEDYSHLDEEWLEGKPYPLRVMLGREDFLGSTTIERGHADYAHLVRTFNWAKT from the coding sequence ATGGCGCAGACCGCGACGGCGCAACTCGAAAGACCGGCAGCCCGAAGAGAGGCGCGGCCGACACCGGAACGGCAGACCGAGACCCGGCAGCCTTTCGACCTCTCGAACGAGATGGCGGCGACCGTCGAGCAGCTCGGCATGGCGGAGAATGTCCACGACATGCAGGAGCAGGGCTACACCATCCTGCGCGAGGTGGCGCCGCTGGAGGTCACGGAGCAGTTGCGGGAAACCTGTCTGCGCCTGGCGGAGGAGACGGAAGGACGGGCCAAGGGCCGTTCCGCCGCGCTTCTGCTCGGCCGCGACCCGATCTTCGAGGATGTCGTCCTCCGGCCGAAGATCCAGACCCTGGCCGAGGTCATGTGCGGGAAGGGTGCTCTGCTTTCCCAGTTGATCTGCAGCATCCGGCCGCTCGGCGCGGCGAAGCTCCCGCTGCACGCGGACCAGAACTGGCTGCCGGCCCCGTTCCCGGTGCACAACCAGCTTCTGACCCTGTGCTGGGCATGCGACGAGTTCACCGAGGCCGGCGGCTGCACCAAGGTCATTCCGGGAACCCACCGCCTGCGTCGCCATCCGAACGACGAGGAGGTCGCGACCGAACCCGGCGCGACTCCGACCGAGTGCCCGGTGGGTTCCGTCGTGGTCTGGGACGGTTCGATCTGGCACGGCAACTACCCGCGCGCCATTCCGGGCGAGCGCGTCGTGCTGCACATCACGTTCTCTCGTCTGGCCTTGCGGCCGGTCGAGGACTACAGCCATCTCGACGAGGAGTGGCTCGAAGGCAAGCCGTACCCGCTACGCGTGATGCTGGGCCGCGAGGATTTCCTCGGCAGCACGACGATCGAGCGCGGGCACGCGGACTACGCTCACCTGGTCCGCACCTTCAACTGGGCGAAGACGTAG
- a CDS encoding DEAD/DEAH box helicase, which yields MPEAQGEHPTGTPAVSKRRPTRRRRRPRQRGGAGKTRTVALHQRSASHFRPEDRERGKAVFSAGNVKLEVDGTSVRAIVEPLAPCEGAAANTPAGNDVSTVEIDWSRVPDERILHAVCDCPQFAGGTACGHIWASLLELAAKEPKSQPAGSGRVSLRKTRPPQVSIPGSALNTMDTPTAAANAPPRPSRRTRRSRSRRRRRTPATTSWRSVVDAVREDIDQRGLPEKTSAARHGEPEIRFLINAATSRNAGGLMIDIFGRKRNPQGEFGKLKRLNIDHAKVEELLGLNSLDADASPTNGAFPAAEPAMVTALPPEAPQRQGRKRKAGRGRPPGRPQIQRVFVPLNWVDHLLPRLSTDGQLFWWDGRSLANLHPVSFDDGEPWRLTLQLEIAAASRIRLRGLLKRGDETTPLSRAALVLPFPNGNGVTSGADTEAAGNTLLLLDNSIGRLHLEPQRDQPWYTLLGASGDLVIPDEDLEAAVTSLLELPTLPPLELPEEVYLSEESPVPQPRLALEPEDAPEWMNPQLEARLSFGYGSLTVDAGDSRSAVVDWEEHRFVRRDLEVEQDALVRLLELGLKPVASKAGHSLELEPRDLPAVAEPLLAEGWEVEAHGASIRPPNPPALRIESGVDWFELSGQIDFGGDQIEFSEILSAISEGRRSVELDDGSKGLLPAAWVENYGSLSQLAQASSEEGLRFLPSQALLVDALLAVTPPVNVSKTFAELREKLSTFSSIKPKKEPRSFVGALRNYQRLGLGWLCFLREFGLGGVLADDMGLGKTIQALALLRMYRTASRTTKLPYLVVAPRSLVYNWIDEASRFTPDLKVLEYAGRDREELRDEVTSADLVVTTYGTVRRDIGYLSTVDFDTVILDEAQAIKNATSQTAKACRLLNGQHRLALTGTPIENHLGELGSIFEFLNPGLLGRLPALDVLAGGRAPSEQELALVAKGLRPFILRRSKREVLPDLPEKTEQILQCTLNPKQQEIYDHLRAGYRDSLLKQVEDKGVGGSAMQVLEALLRLRQVACHPGLIDESWNDAGSAKLESLFEQVSEVLDEGHKCLVFSQFTSLLAYVRRHFEEQGVPYAYLDGQTRNRGEVVDHFQNDPDTNIFLISLKAGGVGLNLTAAGYVFLLDPWWNPAVEAQAIDRTHRIGQTQPVFAYRLIARDTVEEKMLELQRSKRQIADAILEGGGSSLRDLTADDLRLLLS from the coding sequence ATGCCAGAAGCGCAAGGCGAACACCCCACCGGGACACCTGCCGTCTCCAAGCGGCGGCCGACCCGCCGCCGCCGGCGTCCCCGTCAACGCGGCGGCGCGGGCAAGACGCGCACGGTCGCGCTTCATCAGCGCAGTGCGTCTCATTTCCGCCCCGAGGACCGCGAACGGGGCAAAGCGGTCTTTTCGGCGGGAAACGTGAAGCTGGAAGTCGACGGTACGAGCGTCCGGGCTATCGTCGAACCGCTGGCGCCCTGCGAAGGCGCCGCCGCGAACACTCCGGCCGGGAACGACGTCAGCACCGTAGAGATTGACTGGTCGAGAGTCCCCGACGAGCGCATTCTCCACGCGGTGTGCGACTGCCCGCAGTTCGCCGGCGGCACGGCCTGCGGCCACATCTGGGCGTCGCTGCTCGAACTCGCCGCGAAGGAGCCGAAGAGCCAGCCAGCCGGATCAGGCCGCGTTTCGCTGCGGAAGACCCGGCCTCCACAGGTCTCCATACCAGGATCGGCATTGAACACGATGGACACACCGACCGCCGCTGCGAACGCACCTCCCCGCCCTTCCCGGCGCACCCGCAGGAGCCGTAGCCGGCGCCGGAGGCGAACACCGGCAACGACGAGCTGGAGGTCGGTCGTCGACGCCGTCCGCGAGGACATCGACCAGCGGGGCCTTCCCGAGAAGACCTCTGCGGCAAGGCACGGAGAGCCCGAGATCCGGTTCCTGATCAACGCGGCGACGAGCCGCAACGCCGGCGGCCTGATGATCGACATCTTCGGCCGCAAGAGGAATCCGCAAGGCGAGTTCGGCAAACTGAAGCGTCTCAACATCGACCACGCCAAAGTCGAGGAACTGCTTGGCCTGAACTCGCTTGACGCCGACGCCTCCCCGACGAACGGAGCGTTCCCGGCCGCGGAGCCGGCGATGGTTACCGCGCTGCCGCCCGAGGCGCCCCAACGCCAGGGGCGGAAGCGGAAGGCCGGGCGTGGCCGACCACCGGGGCGCCCTCAGATCCAGCGCGTCTTCGTGCCCCTGAACTGGGTCGATCACCTGCTGCCCCGCCTCAGTACGGACGGCCAGCTCTTCTGGTGGGACGGCCGGTCCCTCGCCAACCTGCACCCGGTGAGCTTCGACGACGGCGAGCCCTGGCGCCTGACCCTGCAACTGGAGATCGCCGCCGCCAGCCGGATCCGGCTCCGCGGGCTGCTCAAGCGCGGCGACGAAACGACACCCCTCAGCCGCGCTGCCCTGGTGCTGCCGTTCCCAAACGGCAACGGCGTCACGTCCGGTGCCGACACGGAAGCAGCCGGCAACACGCTGCTACTGCTCGACAACTCGATCGGCCGCCTGCACCTCGAACCGCAGCGCGACCAGCCCTGGTACACCCTGCTCGGCGCGAGCGGCGATCTGGTCATCCCGGACGAAGACCTGGAAGCGGCCGTGACCAGCCTCCTGGAGCTGCCCACCCTGCCTCCTCTGGAACTTCCGGAAGAGGTCTACCTCTCGGAAGAGTCCCCGGTCCCCCAGCCGCGTCTGGCGCTCGAGCCGGAGGACGCGCCGGAGTGGATGAACCCCCAACTCGAGGCCCGGCTCTCCTTTGGCTACGGCAGCCTCACGGTCGACGCTGGCGATTCGAGGTCGGCAGTGGTCGACTGGGAGGAACACCGCTTCGTCAGGCGCGACCTGGAAGTCGAACAGGACGCGCTTGTCCGTCTCCTCGAGCTCGGCCTGAAGCCGGTCGCATCCAAGGCCGGCCACAGCCTGGAGCTCGAGCCGCGCGACCTGCCCGCGGTCGCGGAGCCGCTGCTCGCGGAGGGATGGGAGGTCGAAGCCCACGGCGCCTCGATCCGGCCGCCAAACCCGCCGGCGTTACGCATCGAGAGCGGTGTCGACTGGTTCGAGCTCAGCGGCCAGATCGACTTCGGCGGGGACCAGATCGAGTTCTCGGAGATCCTGTCGGCGATCTCGGAGGGTCGACGATCGGTCGAGCTGGACGACGGTTCGAAGGGACTCCTGCCGGCGGCCTGGGTCGAGAACTACGGCTCGCTCAGCCAGCTCGCGCAGGCCTCGAGCGAAGAGGGACTGCGCTTCCTGCCCTCGCAGGCCTTGCTGGTCGACGCGCTCCTGGCGGTGACGCCACCGGTAAACGTCAGCAAGACCTTCGCCGAGCTACGCGAGAAACTGAGCACCTTCTCGTCGATCAAGCCGAAGAAAGAGCCGCGTAGCTTCGTCGGCGCGCTTCGCAACTACCAGCGCCTCGGGCTGGGCTGGCTGTGCTTCCTGCGCGAGTTCGGCCTCGGCGGCGTGCTCGCGGACGACATGGGCCTGGGCAAGACGATCCAGGCGCTGGCGCTGCTTCGCATGTACCGCACCGCCTCGCGGACGACGAAGCTGCCCTACCTGGTCGTCGCGCCGCGCAGCCTGGTGTACAACTGGATCGACGAGGCCTCCCGCTTCACGCCGGATCTCAAGGTGCTGGAGTACGCCGGTCGCGACCGCGAGGAACTGCGGGACGAGGTCACCTCCGCCGACCTCGTCGTCACGACGTACGGCACCGTCCGCCGCGACATCGGCTACCTCTCCACCGTCGATTTCGACACCGTGATCCTCGACGAAGCCCAGGCGATCAAGAACGCGACCTCGCAGACCGCCAAGGCCTGCCGCCTGCTGAACGGCCAGCACCGCCTGGCGCTGACCGGCACTCCGATCGAGAACCACCTAGGCGAACTCGGCTCGATCTTCGAGTTCCTCAACCCGGGCCTGCTCGGCCGGCTGCCGGCCCTGGACGTGCTTGCCGGCGGCCGAGCGCCGAGCGAACAGGAACTCGCCCTCGTTGCCAAGGGTTTGCGGCCCTTCATCCTCCGCCGCAGCAAGCGAGAGGTGCTCCCGGACCTGCCCGAGAAGACCGAGCAGATCCTGCAGTGCACCCTGAACCCGAAGCAGCAGGAGATCTATGACCACCTCCGGGCCGGTTACCGCGACAGCCTGCTGAAGCAGGTCGAGGACAAGGGGGTCGGCGGATCGGCGATGCAGGTGCTCGAGGCGCTGCTTCGCCTGAGGCAGGTCGCCTGCCACCCGGGGCTCATCGACGAGTCCTGGAACGACGCCGGCAGCGCCAAGCTCGAGTCGCTGTTCGAGCAGGTGTCCGAGGTGCTCGACGAGGGGCACAAGTGCCTCGTGTTCTCCCAGTTCACGTCGCTGCTGGCCTACGTGCGGCGCCACTTCGAGGAGCAGGGTGTCCCGTACGCCTACCTCGACGGCCAGACCCGGAACCGCGGCGAGGTGGTCGACCACTTCCAGAACGACCCCGACACCAACATCTTCCTGATCAGCCTGAAAGCGGGCGGCGTCGGCCTGAACCTGACCGCCGCCGGCTACGTCTTCCTGCTCGACCCGTGGTGGAATCCGGCCGTCGAGGCGCAGGCCATCGACCGCACCCACCGCATCGGCCAGACCCAGCCTGTGTTCGCCTATCGCCTGATCGCCCGCGACACCGTGGAGGAGAAGATGCTGGAACTCCAGCGCTCGAAGCGGCAGATCGCCGACGCGATCCTCGAAGGCGGCGGATCGTCCCTGCGGGATCTCACCGCCGACGATCTCCGGCTCCTGTTGAGCTAG
- a CDS encoding cysteine peptidase family C39 domain-containing protein, whose product MRSERFRVRPPHAAAAGLLLAAGLVTVAARALGPTMDRLAWAATLDPSAPAPGEIVRQQRRSDCGPAALKMVLDHWGIRDTTLAELEVATGTGPDGTSLLALKKAAEERGVTSQGLRLPVQRLRDIPLPAIAHVHGDHFVVIRSASDELVIDDPSLGRLRMTSRTFERSWDGVVLAFTGDPPPIPRTATMPSVSPQPTTLEGDSPQ is encoded by the coding sequence ATGCGCTCTGAGAGGTTCCGGGTTCGCCCACCGCACGCGGCAGCCGCCGGTCTGCTGCTGGCGGCCGGTCTCGTGACCGTCGCGGCCCGGGCGCTCGGGCCGACCATGGACCGGCTTGCCTGGGCCGCCACCCTCGACCCATCGGCGCCGGCCCCAGGCGAGATCGTCCGCCAGCAGAGGCGCTCCGACTGCGGCCCGGCGGCCCTGAAGATGGTCCTCGACCACTGGGGCATTCGGGACACGACCCTCGCCGAGCTCGAGGTCGCCACCGGAACCGGGCCGGACGGCACCAGCCTGCTGGCGCTCAAGAAGGCCGCGGAGGAGCGAGGCGTGACGAGCCAGGGCCTCCGGCTTCCCGTCCAGCGGCTTCGCGACATCCCGCTGCCCGCGATCGCGCACGTGCACGGCGACCACTTCGTCGTCATCCGCAGCGCCAGCGACGAACTCGTCATCGACGATCCCTCCCTCGGGCGGCTGCGCATGACTTCCAGGACCTTCGAACGTTCCTGGGACGGCGTCGTTCTGGCCTTCACCGGCGACCCGCCACCGATTCCCCGGACGGCCACGATGCCGTCCGTTTCACCCCAACCCACAACCCTTGAAGGAGATAGCCCTCAATGA